The genomic interval AGCACAGTTCAGAATATCCAATTAGCCAATTAGCTGTCTTCCCAggacagaccaccagactgtctttgttccaaatgtcaccctattccctatatagtacactacttttgaccaaggcccatagggtctaaagtagtgcactatataaggaatagggtgacatttgggacacaaacccaTGTCCCACTGGTTGCAGCTGTGGGATCCACTACTGAACAGGCGCTATATGAatattacactacattacattagatATTGGCAACACTATCTGAACGGGAGAATTTCATTTGGTAGGATAAATAAATTATGTACCCAGTACCATAGAATAGTATTAAAATGTTACTCATAAACCATAAACTAAACGTTGTAAGTTATAGGtaccctctctgattcagaagggttgggttaaatgcagaagacacaattcagttgaaggcattcagttgtacaactgactaggtattcccccccCTCCTTTCCCCTTTGAATTTGACCCAGTAATGTGTTCTTATGCACTACCCCAGCATGTCCCTAACTTGACCCCCTCCTCGGGGTGCTCGTCTAGGTTATAATAATTAGCTCATTATCAAGCTTTGCtcctttgaatcagctgtgtagtgcccgGGCAAAAAAACCTAATTGTCAAATCAAAgattatttgtcacgtgctgTATTCTACAGCTCACccaggggggtgggggggcaggaCTGAGTTTAATACTAGCCCCCTACTACTGTAGCAGACCCTCACTAACCTGTGATTCATTGTAAAGTTTGAGTGGATGCGATCTAATTATTAGTCATTCATAACCACTATAGTAATCATCTCAAGCCGACACATTGGAGGGATTTTGCATCTATATTACTTTGGCAAAAATCTAATTGTACcctataaatgtaaatgtattatttttcagTTACTATATCCTCTTTAAATTCATTTCCTTAAGTCTCATTTGAGGTTCTGAAGATTTCCCTTTGTGGGTTGCAATATATTTATTCATATTACGCCAATAAGCAACAATTCAAGAGCTATTCAAAAACATTATTTAAATATAAATCCCTGTCTTCAAATGCTGAATACATTGTACACATATCACTGAGATAATGTCTGCTCAAATTAACAATAACGTGATGGAATGGGAAACCGCTGTGAGACTCTATCCAAAGCTCACCCTCAGCCTCCTCCCCACAGCTCACCCTCAGCCACCTCTCTTCAGCTCACCCTCAGCCTCCTCTCCACAGCTCACCCTCAGCCTCCTCTCCACAGCTCACCCTCAGCCTCCTCTCCACAGCTCACCCTCAGCCTCCTCTCCACAGCTCACCCTCAGCCTCCTCTCCACAGCTCACCCCCAGCCTCCTCTCCACAGCGCAACCTCAGCCTCCTCTCCACAGCGCAACCTCAGCCTCCTCTCCACAGCTCACCCTCAGCCTCCTCTCCACAGCTCACCCCCAGCCTCCTCTCCACAGCTCACCCCCAGCCTCCTCTCCACAGCTCACCCTCAGCCTCCTCTCCACAGCTCACCCTCAGCCTCCTCTCCACAGCTCACCCTCAGCCTCCTCTCCACAGCtcaccctcatcctcctctccacagATCACCCTCAGCCTCCTCTCCACAGCTCACCCTCAGCCTCCTCTCCACAGCTCACCCTCAGCCTCCTCTCCACAGCTCACCCCCAGCCTCCTCTCCACAGCGCAACCTCAGCCTCCTCTCCACAGCTCACCCTCAACCTCCTCTCCACAGCACAACCTCAGCCTCCTCTCCACAGTTCACCCTCAGCCTCCTCTCCACAGCTCCCCCCCAGCCTCCTCTACACAGCTCACCCTCAGCCTCCTCTCCACAGCTCACCCTCAGCCTCCTCTCCACAGCTCACCCTCAGCCTCCTCTCCACAGTTCACCCTCAGCCTCCTCTCCACAGCTCACCCCCAGCCTCCTCTCCACAGCTCACCCCCAGCCTCCTCTCCACAGCTCACTCCCAGCCTTCACTCCACAGCTCACCCTCAGCCTCCTCTCCACAGCTCACCCCCAGCCTCCTCTACAAAGCTCACCCTCAGCCTCCTCTACACAGCTCACCCTCAGCCTCCTCTCCACAGAACAACCTCAGCCTCCTCTCCACAGTTCACCCTCAGCCTCCTCTCCACAGCACAACCTCAGCCTCCTCTCCACAGTTCACCCTCAGCCTCCTCTCCACAGTTCACCCTCAGCCTCCTCTCCACAGCTCCCCCCCAG from Salmo salar chromosome ssa28, Ssal_v3.1, whole genome shotgun sequence carries:
- the LOC123731424 gene encoding leucine-rich repeat extensin-like protein 5, giving the protein MEWETAVRLYPKLTLSLLPTAHPQPPLFSSPSASSPQLTLSLLSTAHPQPPLHSSPSASSPQLTLSLLSTAHPQPPLHSATSASSPQRNLSLLSTAHPQPPLHSSPPASSPQLTPSLLSTAHPQPPLHSSPSASSPQLTLSLLSTAHPHPPLHRSPSASSPQLTLSLLSTAHPQPPLHSSPPASSPQRNLSLLSTAHPQPPLHSTTSASSPQFTLSLLSTAPPQPPLHSSPSASSPQLTLSLLSTAHPQPPLHSSPSASSPQLTPSLLSTAHPQPPLHSSLPAFTPQLTLSLLSTAHPQPPLQSSPSASSTQLTLSLLSTEQPQPPLHSSPSASSPQHNLSLLSTVHPQPPLHSSPSASSPQLPPSLLYTAHPQPPLHSSPSASSPQLTLSLLSTVHPQPPLHSSPPASSPQLTPSLLYTAHPQPPLHSSPPASSTQLTLSLLSTAHPQPPLHSSPSASSPQFTLSLLSTAHPQPPLHSSPPASSTQLTLSLLYTAHPQPPLHSSPPASSPQLTLSLLSTAHPQPPLHSSPSASSPQLTLSLLSTFLLLNTTPSPHSKQA